A genomic window from Sphingobacterium sp. BN32 includes:
- a CDS encoding hybrid sensor histidine kinase/response regulator transcription factor has product MRRILCSLVFFCSLLSLSYAQDARFFHLSTKDGLSQSTVFSILQDHQDFIWIGTRDGLNRYDANKFRIYRTALSDSSSLSDSYITSLFEDSKKRLWVGTAIGLNLYFRDTDDFKRIAIGSNPSVEPLIYAVTEDKKGYIWVSSNQGLYRIHMTADDIRVQLAFNGRNISNQSFPNNAGNIQQLYQDQQNRLWVSTNGGLYVFSAGGQTGLNKLIYSFQRKAGQLNNEEVRFVYEMKPGVFWIGTKEGGINVFHEASKSFSYLTTKSPLNEGATLSSNDVRSLIKDKRGGYWIGTINGLNYYEEGKGFKNYLKKENDMSSLADNSIRPIFQDRRGSIWIGTYYGGISVYDRDLPIFQHYSKDGRPASLSYNVVSGIVQDKQGGYWIGTEGGGLDYMNPEKKVIRHYSHQQNQASSLSNNHVKHIFIDSKANVWIGTYSGGLNILKPDQQGFEHIRHDPNDASSLSSNNVYSIKEDHQGHLWIGTYGGGLNLKKAGTTGYYEQYMPGKRAPYNLSSEMVRTVFIDSRKNVWAGTENGLNVKWAGKEAFDVFFPKVGDIHSISGSIILSIFEDSKGRLWIGTSKEGLNLFDYEKKQFKRYSQKDGLPGNNIVGILEDANKLWISTNNGICSFNPEKGEFAPFNMKDGLLGNEFSIGAAFKSSDGEILFGGTHGITSFYPRQIGSSGYRPKVTFTDLRIHNQPIDPQPGTLLPIQLAVNPKLELPHNKNTFSIDFATLNYVTPEKNKYAYKLEGLEEDWNYVDIPTATYTNLSPGKYTLLIKGASNDAVWSQEINRLELTILPPWWLTWWAISIYVLLGLAVFYIIIRFVKSKSELKYQLELVNLETAHEKKVAEMKANFFTNVSHELRTPLMLILSPLQQILSNTADNDSNKPTLRVMKKNAQRLLLLVNELLDVRKSELGLLKLKVAQYDLHAVILDVLESFKNDFESKKISVQLEVEDELPNVWMDINQMEKVCFNILANALRFTPEGGEIKLSLSQIEAQDRYPEGMLQLCVRDSGPGIPKHELETVFEFFYQGDQNLYSKKYSSGIGLSLAKDIVLLHQGEIFVESQSEEDGQPSFSSFYICIPLGNAHLKAEEMLQDIPQNQSSPNKELTNTMAQTATLQADEVSEIAEHIPLKERKMVLLVDDNEEILQFLYRQLNKNYQVLLARDGEQAWRQVSENLPDLVISDVMMPNVDGISLAKMMKSNATTSHIPVILLTALSSSEDMKTGMHAGSDDYLTKPVNIEILALKIQNILFTQQSFRKHFVKEYLLKDKKEEEETANEEVSFLNKLVSFIEEHLAEEELNVMQLANQIGMSRPVLYRKVKQLTGLSIIEMINAVRLRTASTLLGNKDLSIAEVAYSVGFSDPKWFSKTFKAFYGVTPSQFINLEVEEKVKLMNASKLVK; this is encoded by the coding sequence ATGAGACGGATTCTGTGTTCCCTGGTATTCTTTTGTTCCTTGCTATCACTGTCGTATGCGCAGGATGCTCGCTTTTTCCACTTGTCTACCAAGGACGGATTATCGCAGAGTACGGTTTTTTCCATCCTTCAAGACCATCAGGACTTCATTTGGATCGGTACCCGCGACGGTCTTAATCGTTACGATGCCAATAAATTTAGAATCTACAGAACGGCCCTATCGGATAGCAGCTCGCTGTCGGATAGTTACATAACCAGTCTTTTCGAGGACTCCAAAAAGCGGCTGTGGGTCGGTACAGCCATCGGGCTGAATCTATATTTTAGAGATACCGACGATTTCAAACGCATAGCCATCGGCAGCAATCCTTCGGTCGAACCTCTTATTTATGCCGTTACAGAGGATAAGAAGGGCTATATCTGGGTCAGTAGTAATCAGGGCTTGTATCGAATTCATATGACAGCGGATGATATCAGAGTACAACTGGCTTTCAATGGTCGAAATATCAGTAATCAATCCTTTCCCAACAACGCCGGAAATATACAGCAACTTTATCAGGATCAGCAGAACAGACTTTGGGTAAGTACGAACGGCGGACTTTATGTATTCTCGGCGGGCGGACAAACCGGCTTAAATAAACTCATCTACAGCTTTCAACGTAAAGCAGGGCAGCTTAACAATGAGGAAGTACGCTTTGTGTATGAGATGAAACCGGGGGTATTCTGGATTGGCACAAAAGAGGGCGGAATAAACGTTTTCCATGAGGCATCGAAATCATTTTCTTATTTAACGACTAAAAGTCCCTTAAATGAGGGGGCAACATTGAGCAGCAACGATGTCCGCAGCCTAATAAAAGATAAAAGAGGCGGCTATTGGATAGGCACGATCAATGGTTTGAATTATTACGAGGAAGGTAAGGGCTTCAAAAACTATCTCAAGAAGGAAAACGACATGAGTTCGCTCGCCGATAATTCGATTAGGCCTATTTTTCAAGACCGCAGAGGTTCGATCTGGATAGGAACCTATTATGGCGGAATCAGTGTTTATGATCGCGACCTGCCGATCTTCCAGCATTACAGCAAGGATGGCCGCCCCGCGAGTCTTTCCTATAATGTAGTCAGTGGAATAGTGCAAGATAAGCAGGGTGGCTATTGGATAGGTACGGAAGGCGGAGGACTGGATTATATGAATCCGGAGAAAAAGGTTATCCGGCATTATAGCCATCAGCAGAACCAAGCGTCTTCTTTGAGCAATAATCATGTAAAGCATATTTTTATCGATAGCAAAGCCAACGTATGGATTGGAACCTATTCCGGCGGATTGAACATTCTTAAGCCTGATCAGCAGGGATTTGAACATATTAGGCATGATCCCAACGATGCGAGCTCACTTTCCAGTAATAATGTCTACAGCATTAAGGAGGACCATCAAGGTCACCTTTGGATAGGCACTTACGGAGGGGGATTGAATCTGAAGAAAGCAGGAACAACAGGCTATTACGAGCAATATATGCCCGGTAAGCGCGCGCCCTACAATCTCTCATCAGAAATGGTACGTACCGTCTTCATCGATTCGAGAAAGAATGTCTGGGCCGGCACCGAGAATGGACTGAATGTGAAGTGGGCAGGTAAAGAGGCTTTTGATGTTTTCTTCCCAAAGGTAGGAGATATACATTCCATAAGTGGCTCCATTATCCTCAGTATTTTTGAGGACAGTAAAGGAAGGTTATGGATCGGAACTTCCAAAGAAGGCTTAAACTTGTTTGACTATGAGAAGAAGCAGTTTAAACGCTATTCGCAGAAAGATGGATTGCCGGGAAATAATATTGTCGGTATTTTGGAGGATGCCAATAAACTATGGATAAGCACCAACAACGGTATCTGCTCCTTCAATCCGGAGAAGGGAGAGTTTGCTCCATTCAATATGAAGGACGGATTGTTGGGTAATGAATTCTCCATCGGGGCAGCGTTTAAAAGCAGTGATGGTGAGATACTATTCGGAGGGACACATGGTATTACCTCGTTTTATCCTCGCCAAATCGGGAGCAGCGGATATCGTCCGAAAGTGACCTTCACGGATCTTAGAATTCATAATCAACCCATCGATCCGCAACCCGGGACATTGTTGCCAATCCAGTTGGCGGTGAACCCTAAACTTGAATTGCCCCACAACAAGAATACTTTCAGTATCGACTTTGCCACGTTAAACTACGTTACACCGGAGAAGAATAAATATGCATACAAGCTCGAGGGATTAGAGGAGGACTGGAATTATGTCGATATCCCTACAGCAACATACACCAACCTATCGCCTGGAAAGTATACGCTGTTGATCAAAGGGGCGAGCAACGATGCAGTGTGGTCGCAAGAAATAAATAGATTGGAGTTGACTATTTTACCACCTTGGTGGTTAACCTGGTGGGCAATCAGCATTTATGTATTATTGGGCTTAGCCGTATTTTACATCATCATACGGTTTGTCAAATCCAAAAGTGAGCTGAAATATCAATTGGAGCTCGTCAATCTGGAAACCGCGCACGAAAAGAAAGTCGCAGAAATGAAGGCGAACTTCTTTACGAATGTATCACATGAATTGCGGACGCCGCTGATGCTAATTCTAAGCCCCCTACAACAGATATTGTCCAACACTGCGGACAATGATAGCAATAAGCCGACGCTGCGTGTGATGAAGAAAAATGCACAGCGCTTATTGCTGCTTGTAAATGAGCTGTTGGATGTTAGAAAAAGCGAATTAGGATTACTAAAATTAAAAGTTGCTCAATATGATCTGCATGCGGTTATTCTTGATGTGCTCGAATCCTTTAAAAATGATTTTGAAAGCAAGAAAATAAGCGTTCAATTGGAGGTTGAGGACGAATTACCGAATGTTTGGATGGATATCAATCAGATGGAGAAAGTCTGTTTCAATATACTTGCCAACGCATTGAGGTTTACACCGGAGGGCGGCGAGATCAAATTATCCCTGTCGCAAATCGAAGCGCAGGATAGATATCCGGAGGGGATGCTGCAACTTTGTGTTAGAGATTCCGGACCAGGCATTCCGAAGCATGAATTGGAGACGGTATTTGAATTTTTCTATCAAGGCGATCAAAACCTATACAGCAAGAAATATAGCAGCGGGATCGGCCTCTCTCTGGCAAAAGATATTGTATTGCTGCATCAGGGAGAAATCTTTGTAGAAAGTCAAAGCGAAGAAGACGGACAACCCTCGTTCAGCAGTTTTTATATCTGTATTCCACTAGGAAATGCTCATTTAAAAGCAGAGGAAATGTTGCAGGATATTCCTCAGAACCAATCCTCGCCAAACAAAGAGCTAACCAATACAATGGCACAAACTGCCACTTTGCAAGCCGACGAAGTGAGCGAGATTGCTGAGCATATTCCGTTAAAGGAAAGGAAAATGGTGCTCTTGGTAGACGACAATGAAGAAATACTACAGTTTCTTTATCGGCAATTAAACAAGAACTATCAGGTGTTATTGGCGAGAGATGGCGAGCAAGCATGGAGGCAGGTCTCGGAAAATTTACCTGATCTCGTTATATCCGATGTCATGATGCCAAACGTCGATGGTATCAGTCTTGCAAAAATGATGAAATCGAACGCGACGACATCGCATATTCCTGTAATTCTACTCACGGCGCTTTCGTCAAGCGAGGATATGAAAACAGGAATGCACGCCGGCTCCGATGATTACCTCACCAAGCCCGTAAACATTGAAATTCTGGCGCTGAAAATTCAGAACATACTCTTCACACAGCAGAGCTTCAGGAAACACTTCGTCAAAGAATATCTATTAAAAGATAAAAAGGAGGAAGAGGAAACTGCGAACGAAGAAGTG
- a CDS encoding RagB/SusD family nutrient uptake outer membrane protein, with product MKALNSIITHFALAAALSMTASCSLDRFPETTFSDQEFWNTESDLKFAANRLYQQLEGFELDNRGDDNVNQTVNLISNGAWSIPSTSSDWSQPYEMIFTANNILIKGEKAGVAEGIKNRYFAEAKFFRAYAYFQLLQRYGDVPFLTKTLDFNSPELNMARTPKAEIAKQLYLDLDYAKDWLPTAKSIPAADYGRVSKSAAQALKARIGLFLGTYAKYHGGSDAQTHLQQAVDGASYVMGQGHQLFSDYAKLFNQEGEGPANSENILVKIYGVNASNVILAHNYSRDLENGRVAVTRNLIRQYLYTDGLPAYNERNELRPVRSTFYIAEGAEPSYNAVLDNRDPRLGLTVFRNGEQAYKGPWVPTTTLGARTAYATKKGFNIPDWQTSGSGTTDRILIRYAEVLLTYAEAKYELNGSISDDDLDKSINLLRKRVGMNVKLSNAFAAANQLSMLEEIRRERNVELALEGFRYPDLIRWKLAENALTQNILGAKYNATDWVGADIKNLNLNADQILIVEDKSTRRFNPAKDYLYPVPLNEISLSGGAVVQNPNWK from the coding sequence ATGAAAGCATTAAATTCTATTATAACCCATTTCGCTCTTGCTGCAGCCTTAAGTATGACTGCCAGCTGTAGCTTAGACCGATTCCCGGAAACCACATTCTCCGACCAGGAGTTTTGGAATACCGAATCTGATTTAAAATTTGCCGCAAACCGCCTATACCAACAATTGGAAGGCTTTGAGCTGGATAATCGTGGCGATGACAATGTTAACCAAACGGTCAACCTGATCAGTAATGGTGCATGGAGCATCCCCAGCACCAGTTCGGATTGGTCACAGCCCTATGAAATGATATTCACGGCAAACAATATCCTGATCAAAGGCGAGAAGGCGGGTGTAGCCGAGGGAATTAAGAACAGATACTTTGCGGAAGCAAAGTTCTTCCGTGCATATGCCTATTTCCAACTGCTTCAGCGCTATGGCGATGTTCCATTCTTAACGAAGACGCTAGACTTTAATTCGCCCGAATTGAACATGGCAAGAACCCCTAAAGCAGAAATTGCAAAACAGCTTTATCTGGATCTCGATTATGCAAAAGACTGGCTTCCGACCGCAAAGTCTATTCCGGCTGCCGACTACGGCCGCGTGAGCAAGAGTGCTGCACAAGCACTAAAGGCACGCATAGGTCTGTTTCTAGGTACTTATGCCAAGTACCATGGCGGATCTGATGCACAGACCCATTTACAGCAAGCCGTTGATGGAGCTAGCTATGTCATGGGGCAGGGACATCAACTGTTCTCAGACTACGCTAAATTATTCAATCAAGAAGGTGAAGGACCGGCGAACAGCGAGAATATCTTAGTAAAAATCTACGGTGTCAATGCATCCAATGTTATCTTAGCCCACAACTACTCGCGCGATTTAGAAAATGGTCGCGTGGCGGTAACCCGTAACCTCATTCGCCAGTATCTCTATACCGATGGTCTGCCAGCCTATAACGAGCGGAATGAACTCCGACCTGTAAGATCTACCTTCTACATTGCTGAAGGTGCTGAGCCAAGCTATAATGCGGTTCTCGATAACCGTGACCCACGTCTTGGATTGACGGTATTTCGTAACGGAGAGCAGGCCTACAAGGGGCCTTGGGTGCCAACGACAACCTTGGGCGCTAGAACTGCTTATGCTACCAAAAAGGGATTCAATATACCAGATTGGCAAACCTCTGGTTCTGGAACGACTGATAGAATCCTGATTCGCTATGCTGAAGTGTTATTAACCTATGCCGAAGCAAAATACGAACTGAACGGATCCATCTCAGACGATGATTTAGACAAGAGTATCAATCTATTGCGCAAAAGAGTAGGGATGAACGTGAAACTTTCCAATGCATTTGCAGCAGCCAATCAATTGAGCATGCTTGAGGAAATCCGACGGGAAAGAAATGTCGAGTTAGCACTTGAGGGCTTTCGTTATCCCGATTTGATTCGTTGGAAGCTGGCAGAAAACGCATTGACGCAAAATATCCTCGGCGCAAAATACAACGCTACAGATTGGGTTGGAGCAGATATCAAGAATTTGAACTTAAATGCCGACCAGATTCTGATCGTTGAGGATAAAAGCACGCGTAGATTTAACCCCGCAAAAGATTATCTATACCCGGTTCCATTGAATGAGATTTCGTTAAGTGGCGGTGCAGTAGTTCAAAACCCTAATTGGAAATAA
- a CDS encoding TonB-dependent receptor: MMRSCIHLSRSCCIIIGLIFLVQLSYAQALRTIQGVVRLQDGTAAANVSVSIKNSQQGTSTNEAGEFRLQASNAAVLQFRLLGYQTQEVTVGTQSSINVVLVENQENLDEVVVVGYGTQKKVNLSGAVSQVAGEELVDRPNVNLTSALQGVLPGVAVTRSSGNPGDEGSGIRVRGFSSANSMSALVLVDGIEMDLNLINPDDVESISVLKDASASAIYGARAAGGVILVTTKKGKAGKPVVNYNNYYGINIAARRPERLDSWDEQLLIDEARLNATGNPEFTEEQREWLMNPNFSYRPNPTQDRWEFFGNNNWIKEGMNKYSDMHNHNLSLGGGGEKVTYNVSGGYYNRSGVLRYGPDDNSRYTLRTNLSAEVNKYVQLDIAANYVGSEVNQNAYGTQQIINRMYRSRTRQSLYVPAEDITGQPFNGDLQINPIDIQQNGGLYRRLYESFTGRANLKIKNIVEGLTVDIIGSRNQDYYNMQRDRRTIIWYGRTTNTIRSKVNDPNSTERAKNRGFLNNLQAVATYNFKVAEDHNFTLLGGTSFEEYRKDELIAGAQSLITNDFYSLNYGNPATKTNGDEIQTWAMGSYFGRLNYNYKERYLLEASFRYDGSSRLAPENRWEMFPSFSAAWRLDQEEFMKGQTFFDLLKIRGSWGQLGNGASLGLYDYIPLLSSGLRESANDNPYLVFNDVREQYLFQKQLASPQKTWEVVQQSNIGLDLAILKNRLSFTGDYYVKRNKNMLAALNLPSIIGIDVPFFNVGELKSWGWEFDVKWKDKINEFRYSVGFNLSDNQNELVRFDGRNIINEGVVDLLEGYPMNTVWGYKTDGYFQTKEEYDAYKQQVSTPFFPNNAGAGDVKYLDVNGDGVISAGEGTPNSPGDLVNYGTSNGRYFYGFNMGFQYKGFDFSAMLQGVAKRVFVISTETLSPMLGTADLPWTIHMDRWSPENPDATFPRMYQTSSHNYRPSDKWIQNGAYLRLKNIQLGYTLPLKTEAIRKLRVFFSGQDLWETTKVMEVFDPEVPNNVGATTYPFFRTVSFGLNLTL; encoded by the coding sequence ATGATGAGATCATGCATCCACCTCAGTAGGAGCTGCTGTATCATAATTGGACTTATTTTTCTTGTTCAATTATCATATGCGCAAGCTCTGCGAACTATTCAAGGAGTGGTACGTCTGCAAGACGGAACTGCTGCTGCCAATGTCAGTGTATCCATTAAAAACAGTCAACAAGGAACTTCAACAAACGAAGCTGGGGAGTTTCGTTTGCAAGCCTCGAATGCCGCTGTTTTACAGTTCAGGCTTCTTGGTTATCAAACTCAGGAGGTCACTGTCGGAACACAGTCTTCCATCAATGTTGTCTTAGTTGAGAATCAAGAGAACCTCGATGAGGTTGTCGTGGTGGGCTATGGCACACAAAAGAAAGTTAATTTAAGCGGTGCGGTGAGCCAAGTTGCCGGGGAAGAGCTTGTCGACCGTCCGAATGTAAACCTTACGTCCGCCTTGCAGGGCGTATTGCCGGGAGTCGCCGTAACACGCAGTAGCGGTAATCCGGGGGATGAAGGTAGTGGTATCCGCGTTCGTGGATTTAGCTCCGCGAATAGTATGTCGGCATTGGTATTAGTCGATGGTATCGAGATGGATCTGAACTTAATCAATCCGGATGATGTAGAGTCTATCTCCGTCCTTAAAGATGCTTCAGCATCGGCAATCTATGGGGCAAGAGCCGCAGGAGGCGTTATCTTAGTGACGACGAAGAAAGGAAAAGCGGGCAAGCCCGTAGTGAATTACAACAACTACTATGGTATTAACATCGCAGCTCGTCGTCCGGAGCGTTTAGACTCCTGGGATGAGCAATTATTGATCGACGAGGCACGATTAAATGCAACGGGAAATCCAGAGTTCACGGAGGAGCAGCGCGAATGGTTGATGAATCCGAACTTCTCTTACAGACCTAACCCAACACAGGATCGCTGGGAGTTTTTCGGAAATAATAACTGGATTAAGGAGGGGATGAATAAGTACAGCGATATGCATAATCACAACCTGTCCCTAGGCGGGGGTGGCGAAAAAGTAACATATAATGTTTCCGGAGGATACTATAATCGTAGCGGTGTGCTACGCTATGGTCCCGACGATAACTCACGTTATACCCTTCGCACCAACCTCTCGGCGGAAGTAAACAAATACGTGCAATTAGATATCGCCGCAAATTATGTAGGATCTGAAGTTAATCAGAATGCTTATGGAACGCAGCAGATTATCAACAGAATGTACAGAAGTAGAACGCGCCAAAGCCTGTATGTTCCAGCAGAAGATATTACAGGGCAGCCGTTCAATGGCGACTTGCAGATCAACCCGATCGACATCCAGCAAAACGGAGGGCTCTACAGACGTCTTTACGAATCTTTTACGGGCAGAGCCAATTTAAAGATCAAGAATATTGTAGAGGGGCTTACCGTCGATATTATAGGTTCTAGAAACCAAGACTATTACAATATGCAGCGTGATCGTCGGACCATTATTTGGTATGGCCGTACGACAAACACCATCCGTTCTAAAGTAAACGACCCGAACTCGACAGAGCGCGCTAAAAACAGAGGCTTCCTAAACAATCTGCAGGCGGTAGCAACCTATAACTTCAAGGTTGCGGAAGATCATAATTTTACCCTGCTGGGCGGTACGTCCTTCGAGGAATATCGCAAGGATGAATTAATCGCCGGTGCGCAGTCATTGATCACCAATGATTTCTATAGCTTAAACTATGGTAATCCAGCGACAAAGACCAATGGCGATGAAATCCAGACATGGGCTATGGGATCTTACTTCGGTCGTTTGAACTATAACTACAAAGAGCGCTATCTATTAGAAGCATCATTTCGATATGACGGTAGTTCGCGATTAGCGCCAGAGAACCGTTGGGAAATGTTTCCTTCTTTCTCGGCAGCATGGCGACTAGATCAGGAAGAATTCATGAAAGGTCAAACCTTCTTCGACTTGTTGAAGATCAGAGGATCTTGGGGGCAATTGGGTAATGGCGCTTCCCTAGGATTGTACGATTATATCCCCTTGTTGTCTTCAGGTTTGCGCGAAAGTGCTAATGACAACCCTTATCTCGTGTTCAATGATGTTCGCGAGCAATACTTATTCCAGAAGCAGTTAGCATCTCCACAAAAGACCTGGGAGGTAGTGCAACAAAGCAACATCGGTCTAGACCTAGCGATCCTTAAGAATCGCCTTTCCTTTACGGGAGACTACTACGTTAAGCGCAATAAGAATATGCTGGCGGCATTGAACTTACCATCTATTATTGGAATAGATGTACCATTTTTCAACGTGGGTGAGTTAAAGAGCTGGGGATGGGAATTTGATGTAAAGTGGAAAGATAAAATCAACGAGTTCCGATATTCCGTAGGATTCAATCTATCAGATAATCAGAACGAACTGGTGCGCTTCGATGGTCGAAACATCATCAACGAAGGTGTTGTTGATTTATTGGAAGGATATCCAATGAACACCGTATGGGGTTATAAAACAGATGGTTATTTCCAAACCAAAGAAGAATATGATGCTTATAAACAACAAGTGAGCACGCCTTTCTTCCCGAACAATGCTGGTGCAGGAGATGTGAAATACTTGGATGTGAATGGCGATGGCGTTATTTCCGCGGGCGAAGGGACACCAAATAGTCCTGGAGACTTAGTAAACTATGGCACTTCAAACGGCCGTTACTTCTACGGCTTCAATATGGGCTTCCAATACAAAGGATTTGACTTCAGTGCCATGCTACAAGGAGTTGCCAAGCGCGTGTTTGTGATCTCTACAGAAACCTTATCACCGATGTTAGGTACTGCTGATCTGCCATGGACTATACATATGGACCGTTGGTCGCCGGAGAACCCGGATGCCACTTTCCCTCGCATGTACCAAACCAGCTCGCATAACTACCGCCCGTCTGATAAATGGATCCAAAACGGTGCGTACCTACGATTGAAAAATATTCAATTAGGCTATACATTGCCATTAAAGACAGAGGCAATCCGCAAGTTGAGAGTATTCTTCTCCGGACAAGATCTATGGGAAACCACGAAAGTAATGGAGGTCTTCGACCCGGAGGTTCCTAACAACGTAGGAGCGACCACCTATCCGTTTTTCCGTACCGTTTCTTTTGGCCTTAATCTGACCCTATAA